A genomic region of Octopus sinensis linkage group LG2, ASM634580v1, whole genome shotgun sequence contains the following coding sequences:
- the LOC115228362 gene encoding fibroblast growth factor receptor substrate 2 gives MGCIYSRRDINPTRRVFRVYNVDDNGLELNAGKIEVGEQDLILYQKGKETVRWPVRCLRRYGCDAELFSFESGRRCPTGPAIFAFKCQHAEELFNLVQECIQRAGQEERANQSHLGSTNRLHSRPNSMIENPDHNGMMISNRLPQNGLMRCNNGMRLYVNGSTVADSTSHDYINAMPQMHSGLTDSTTPLLDMDVCVILQDSAVNYAVLDLPKSTENLCDESIDSQPDMITDGNGNYADPEVFTDVAGDQSGNPNYINVTADCNGEVEGLNLNTLNAGDCNYANVSIQNSPVLPMSSVASAATSPCLSTPSNSQQASLHQVQMKQTGQLQQQVPQCLVQAQPFHPLPPPPPVPQASNEGRKVTYIQLDLNRSSDNLSSGGCVSPTSPLGFSSFPESPGKRTESYAEIDFNKTAALSSSAKSSNENDLGLRKTRHNSTISDFGN, from the coding sequence ATGGGGTGTATATATTCTCGCAGGGATATAAACCCCACCAGACGTGTTTTCCGTGTCTACAATGTTGACGACAATGGACTTGAGCTGAATGCTGGCAAGATAGAAGTGGGGGAACAGGATTTGATCTTATACCAAAAAGGTAAAGAGACTGTTCGATGGCCAGTTCGTTGTCTGCGACGCTATGGCTGTGATGCAGAACTCTTTTCATTTGAGAGTGGTCGACGTTGTCCTACTGGACCTGCTATATTTGCTTTCAAATGTCAGCATGCTGAAGAGTTGTTCAATTTGGTTCAGGAATGTATTCAGCGAGCTGGGCAAGAAGAACGAGCCAACCAGAGTCACCTTGGCAGTACCAATCGACTTCATAGTCGTCCAAATTCCATGATTGAAAATCCCGATCATAATGGAATGATGATATCAAATCGATTGCCTCAGAATGGTTTGATGCGTTGCAACAATGGTATGCGTCTTTATGTAAATGGTTCCACTGTCGCAGACAGTACTAGTCATGACTATATCAATGCCATGCCTCAAATGCATTCTGGACTTACAGACAGTACAACGCCTCTTTTGGACATGGATGTTTGTGTCATTCTACAAGATTCTGCTGTTAATTATGCTGTCTTGGATTTACCCAAGAGTACGGAGAATCTTTGCGATGAAAGCATTGATTCTCAACCGGACATGATTACTGATGGCAATGGTAATTATGCCGATCCGGAAGTGTTCACAGACGTGGCTGGAGACCAGTCCGGCAATCCAAACTACATCAATGTAACTGCTGACTGCAACGGAGAAGTTGAGGGTTTGAATCTAAATACACTAAATGCTGGTGACTGTAATTATGCTAACGTATCAATTCAGAACAGCCCTGTGTTGCCCATGTCAAGCGTTGCCTCTGCAGCAACTtccccttgtttgtccactcccAGTAACAGCCAGCAAGCTTCACTGCATCAAGTTCAAATGAAACAAACTGGGCAACTACAGCAACAAGTACCACAGTGTTTGGTGCAAGCTCAGCCTTTCCATCCCCTACCACCCCCTCCGCCAGTGCCCCAGGCCAGCAATGAAGGCCGCAAAGTAACATATATACAACTGGATTTAAATCGGAGTTCCGATAACTTGTCTAGTGGTGGTTGTGTGTCACCAACGTCACCCTTAGGCTTCTCGTCTTTCCCTGAATCTCCAGGCAAACGTACTGAGAGTTACgctgaaatagattttaataaAACTGCTGCATTATCGAGTTCTGCCAAAAGTTCAAATGAAAATGACTTAGGACTGCGGAAAACCCGCCATAATAGTACTATCAGTGATTTTGGtaactga